A segment of the Pieris brassicae chromosome 10, ilPieBrab1.1, whole genome shotgun sequence genome:
AGTAGTAGACTAATAAGTATTAGTCATGGTCTTCTCTGTGTGAttgtttaatactttaattattataaaatactatttacgaCACTGAAGAGACATTTTAATGGTGTTCAGAAAATTAAGAATTGTTGTTACATGGAGAAAGGAAATACGTATAGATAATCAATGACTACTAAGTAGTAGTAGACTAATAAGTATTAGTCATGGTCTTCTCTGTATGAttgtttaatactttaattattataaaatactatttacgaCACTGAAGAGACATTTTAATGGTGTTCAGAAAATTAAGAATTGTTGTTATATGGAGAAAggaaaaacgtatagataatcaaTGACTACTAAGTAGTAGTAGACTAATAAGTATTAGTCATGGTCTTCTCTGTGTGAttgtttaatactttaattattataaaatactatttacgaCACTGAAGAGACATTTTAATGGTGTTCAGAAAATTAAGAATTGTTGTTACATGGAGAAAGGAAATACGTATAGATAATCAATGACTACTAAGTAGTAGTAGACTAATAagtattagtcatggtcaacaacagtctacacgtgtAAGCAATcctaatttgtaaacaaaagaacgcaGCTGTAGTTATTactattactcaattgttgttgttattaagagtgggtgtaatgctatgtaaaatgtatcattgtatggaagacaagctaaaccaaccaaagccaattgattttgacgttacatggagtttacactgtataataCTACAGAGAATATTATTGATCATATACTAAACTTACCTATTGGGAATTAAAGTAGTAGGTGCTATCTCCTTTTCACGACAATCTGGACATTCATGGTCTTCAGACTCCAACAAAGCTCCACGTATACCTTGAAGCAATTTATTAACATGACAAAGaagaataacaatattattagatatgaataagacaaaaatatatattcataataattattcagttGCGCTACCCAGTATAGTTCTTAGATAGCATTTGTGGAATGGTTTTGTTTTAGCctcattaaaacaaaacgtCAAACAACCTTACCCCTTCTGCACCAGACAATGTTATCTAGCCACATTCTAAAATGTCatcaaacttaaatctagttgcaagtttgacatatttgataGCTCCCAAGACATGGCTGTACCTTGAGATACAAATTCGAACTGACGTAAGACCTGCTGGTTTCCTCCCAAAATTTAGCTTCATCAtgccaatattaattttattaataaaactaccTCGGAAATTGAGTCAAAAACTAAACCATTATGTCAATATTGCTCATTATAGATAAAACCCTTCATTTATGAAAAGTTTAcctatttaacttaatttatatttgtaattttgtgaaactaaatgtataaataaaaatatataaagactaGAGAGGCTGTTTCCGTTGCATTgacaaaaactgttttaaatcaTAGCTTCAAAGTTATACTTACATTCATCACAAAATGAGTTTCCACAGCATGGTATCATGACTGCATCTGTAAGAAGGTCCCTGCACAAGCTACATATCAACTCATCAGGAATAGTTGGTTCAGGGGCCGCTGGGGTGTTGGGCAATGTTTCAGGCCCAATTGCACTTTCTGATGCTAAGTAGGCCTCACTGAAAATACCagtcaataattaatatctagTTACATTTCTTGGTGTTATATGCATTCTTGTTATTGAAgtacaaaactaaaattcatatgcaaaatatttatcattattctTATTTCACCTATTTAACTCACCGGTCTACAGCAGGAACTGCAAATGTTCCACTTGGAGTCATCATGGCTCCAGGAGCTTTTGGACCATCAACAGGAACCATAAAACTGCGAGGTATCCCTGAACTTCTTCTTATTTCTATTGGGTCACtctaaaaacaaattgattAACTGCAGTAGGcactattgttaaaatataatgataaaataaacacaaaccatttaaaacattaattgtaaaaaaaatacttacagaaTTAGCTACTGGACAATCTTTAATCCAATGGCCTCTATTCTGACATTTGAAACATATATAGTTACTTGGAACTGCACCTCTTTGATTTTGACCACGTATCTTTtggtaactaaaataaattcttttttattataatcaatagCGACatatttaatctatattaatttataacttatacGATTTTTGcgtatgataatataaattcaaattttccaaaatatttttaaacctatttaaattattattatacatagttttattttaactttcaaGGGAAGGTATCAGCTGTTTAACAATAATACTTTTGATGGGAATTTATCCTACTGCCTCAGGACTAAATGCCATAAATAAGCAAGCTAAGTAAAGTTAACatgctttatatatatagcttgTTTAGAGTGTTTGGTAttgcatataataaatatatgaaccttatagtaattttttaagtaacaGACTACTCACTTGCTTGGGTCGTAATCAAAAGTTGATTGGGTAATCATAGCATTAATCTTGTCCTGCTCACTGCCCTCCATGCGAGACAGATCTGCCACCCCTTTATTAACAGAGACATCTTTTACAGGTGCTCCTTGACTGTTATTATTGTCCCACTGTTTCTTTGGCTGTTGAGCTAAAGGAACTCTGGCCACCAGTAAAGATGTATTTTTGGGAATTAATGTACCATCATCCACATACACTAAAAGaacaaacatattataatatatgttaaccttaaatttatatcatgtAATAAATCAATTGTGTATCATACCTTCTTTGGTCTGAGCATTCGTTATCTGAAGGTCAAAATCAGAAGTTTTTCCGATACGCTTTTGCTGCGATATAGCAGCTTTTAAGTCCCCTACTGATATATGTAGGCCATCAAAGGTTACTGTATCGTAATCCAACgcacttttaaatttataatgcaCAGACATATCTGTTTATAACAATAGTATAAGGTTACTTTATCTAACATGACACTGTCGCCTTTACGATTTTCATACACAGATTTATTATAGAAGTCAcactcataaaaaatataaccacacaaataaaataactgtttAACACCGGTTTTATCTCtacctatatattataaaatatctttgttgtaatactatttaaatgtatattacataagtaataaattataagaataCAATGCACTTATAGCagtaaattcatattttccaTTTTTCATTGAGATTTGAAAATTACATGAAAAGTTTTGTCAATTAATGAACGCCAAGCGGCCATGATgcgaattttaacaaaaagtatgaGATTAGATGACGATTGACGTTTTACCGTCAGACAACTTATGGTGGTTGACAATTGGCATATACTTTgacatttattgtttatgttgCTAgtcaaaagttatatttaaaagagttgatattcaattgtttttataaaaaaaaatatttaattaatcagtCAGtactttagataaaatataatttaattgtaaaactagtatagtaatattatttagcttCAGACAATGATTTAGGCAAAAGTGTTGAGTCGTACATGGCAATGTACCGGATGTAGTCATTTTAATCTAATgcaacttatatttttttcacattaaacaaatgatttaaaaaattaaattgtattaattagacccaaaaataattatcttaaatttttttataattatttcctaTGAATATAGgattgcaaaaaatatttcacttaaCATAACTTATTTGGCAAATTGCCATGTACTTCCGGTGTGTGAGATAAAGACACACGCGGATCTATCGACAAAAGAACgcgaattattattaaaataggtaGTAAAGCAGAAGACACAAAATATTAGACTGCATTGCTTTTCAAAATGTCCAATAACGGTGCTCCGGACTCATGGGAAAATCAAGCTGAAGTTGTGGGTGAAAAAGGTGCAAATGATTCTAATGAGTTGTCTCCGAAAACATTTTCCACGTTGAACGTAAATGCCGTGGAATTCGTGCCTTCTTTTTGTACTAAAGCCTCTCAGGATGAATCACCAACAAAGTCACAAAAATCTGAAAGTAGTCCTACGAGCTCTGAAGGAAGTCCGGTCATGAATGGTATGTCATGTCATTATTTGTAATACCTGGATTTTATTTGCATTGAATTTATATCTTTTTCCATTCTGTTATGTATTAGCCTTTAAGGTTAAAGttggaatattaaaaaatacgttttctatttaacttgCGTGTGATGACTTTTTTTTTGCCGAATCCAGTTCTAACGGGTTATGTCGAGACACGCGGCGTGACTACTATTACATTCTTAAACTTTCTCTTATTGATTACGAAAATAAATGAAGTCTTACATTGAGATGATGGAGACTAAAATTAATGGTGAAGTTAAATCTAGACTACACATTGTTGCATAGTATATTGAACCTTTATCATACTTGTACCTTGCATATATAGTACCCGGTTTgcaatttaaagttattttaatgtcagttgattttaaaactaaattttttttttaaaaagtctCAAAGCGGAAGTTAAAGTAGATAATGTTAATGCAAATAAAAGTACAACAACAAATAATGACTAATGATTAGCCCctgtgattttaattaatataaaatgtgtgtTCATTGAAGCTTGTAGTATTAGTGTTGTACAGGTCTTGCAAGTATAGTCATAATACCTTTTATCTAGATTTCCTAGAGCTTGTAGCTGCTAACTTTATgcatgttttttaaatagtttttaatcatGGCCCATATTAAATGTACACTTTTCCCTcatattgtataaaacaaaatgtatattataattgattgtAAATCCATTTAcatttggtttaaaaaaatgtttgcctTAGTTTATGTgtgaagtaatttaatatttgactttaTATTGCGGGTTCAAACTATGAAGTGGAAACTCTTCAgtcataaacataataaatttgaaatatatttctttaaggtgttttatgtaaatttatttaatgggaTACACTCCATCTGGTCCATTAACTTTAtacctaatattaatttttaaattaattaaattttcagggTGTGGTGAAGGTGATAATGGTGACAATGTCGCAGCCTCAGCATCACCACGTGTTGAAGAGCCTCCTCCTGTTCCACCCGCCACAGCAGTGGCTCCTGTCCCTGAAGTTCCACCAGACGACAGCTCACCAACTGCTGACAGCTGGGAAAATGAAGCAGACAATGCACTGCTTACGGAAGACAACAATGAAGCAGATGAAGAGGAAACTGAACCACAGGTGATAATTCCTCTAATAAGCATGAGTTTATATCTTTTTTGAATCCCCTACAGTTGGAGTGTTGATGCTATTTGTGCATATGGAATTATATAGTGTTGGTATAAACTAGACTTCATTGCTAGCTTGTTAAAGTGTCATGTCATGTCGAAAAATCTTacctttgtaataattaaagacaTTTACTGCTATTTGCTACAAAATACAGCAAAATGCGCATATATGGAACACATGTAGTATCTAAAGTCCAAACTCAATTCTTGAAAGATTATTTacttatctttatatattatagcaaGAAGCTTACAAAcctttcaaatattaacactGCTACACATTGAACTTTATTTGTTGCTAATCTTGATTTTACTTGAAATTCCTATTGACTCatctacaaaacaaaactaaccatattaacaacaaaaacaTGTTTCGAAACATGTATTAGTCTGCAACACATTTTTTGTCTCTTGTTTACCACATATTTGtgaattgttaatatttgcCAATGCTTCTATCAACAACTatcaaagttttttaaataaagctacaagatccatatttatattatagtttattgtTAGCACATGTGACTatgtcaattttatatatcactTCTTAAAACATCCATGTCCTTGCTGTTAAGTATGAGtttgtttacataaaaaatgacTACTATCATGCCTTTTAGACGcgaataatgaatataaagatagataatattttaaatagtaatttttttataaaaaaaaaatgtactatatTGGTACTTGTTTTAGGAGGATGGTGAATTGGCAAAGAAAGTTCCTAAGAAAAAACCTCCACGGGTGGAGGACACGCGAAGCAAAAAGGAACATGTAAACGTTGTATTTATTGGACATGTAGGTGAGTGCTTGATgttggttaatttttatttattgccttaacacattttagttaatttttaagatattttgctTAGCCACctttgctattttaaattgaatatatggTTTAAGGTATTACAAACAAACCTTTTTGCTGTATTGTCTGTCTTTGGTCTGTTTAGTTCAcagtattgtatttattatttaaatcaaaaaacaACCTTCAATTACATCTCACCATAACTCTCTTACAATCAATCTGTTTCAATTACATGTATGAGAAtgagaatatttaaaactctcctaatatttataactaaggcaatattaatatttgtcacATAGATGCTGGTAAATCTACAATTGGTGGGCAAATCATGTCATTGACTGGAATGGTGGATAAGAGaacattagaaaaatatgAGCGTGAGGCCAGAGAGAAATCTAGAGAATCATGGTACTTGTCATGGGCACTTGATACTAACCAAGaaggtatataatttttattttcctgatgtataaatttatctcATATTAAATCCcactgtttaataatattaattataaaataaaataattgcaataTTATGGCCATGTAAAATGGACTGACACTCAGTCAGTCCATTGGTGATGGTGATGACAGAACTGGTAATGATTGtaataaaagtgtattttccattatgtagaaatacaataaaattaataatgttcataCTAGAACGTGACAAGGGAAAAACGGTGGAAGTGGGAAGGGCGTACTTTGAGACTGACAGAAAGCATTTCACTATCCTGGATGCGCCAGGACACAAAAGTTTCGTTCCCAACATGATTGGTGGTGCTGCTCAGGCCGACCTTGCTGTTCTTGTGAGTATTATCTTATCTATGTAATTATTCACATATTCAAAATCATGGTAACATTAAATGtttcatttcttattttttatatacataattcaaGAGTGAATATTATGGGAGAATCATAtctacttaaaaattatataaatttaataagggCATGATCCTTtagtctttataatttttaatatgtaatatgcaGCATTCCATATTACAAAATCttccataataatttatgtcaaCAAAGGATGATCAAtcaacctaacctaaccttaccTTGCTAGacatatacagtatatataaacaataaattcaaatatctGGACATAATTACATAGTAGCTTTAAGATATTccaatatatttactaaatgcAGCATTCCATGTAATTGTTTATtggaattcattttatatgtattattggCTATTTGAAGAGAAGTTAAAAGTTAACAAAATTGGTGAAATcttatacttattatatatgataatgACTGTTAATCATCTAAGCAGAATTGGatacttataaatacatagggttatatatataaaaccctTTAAGACATTCCAGTTGTGTTTTGATAAAATGATTGCATACATGGAATTCATAAGCGCACAGGTGGGGTTCATGATGCCTTTACACCAACTCATTATTGGTTTGTTGTATTGTAGATATGCTACTAGACcaacataaaaaatgtaagcCTACCATAGTAATTATGAGTAATTTTTtggtacatatttatttctgaaaataaaaataataacaaacacaagaCATTGAATGAAATTTTATACTAAGGTAATTTCGGCGAGAAAAGGTGAATTCGAAACGGGATTCGACAGAGGGGGACAAACGAGAGAGCATGCCATGTTAGCGAAAACGGCTGGCGTGAAGCATTTAGTAGCACTTGTTAATAAAATGGATGATCCCACTGTCAACTGGGAAGAAAAAAGGTAATATTCcattcatttaatttgtttttggaTTGGATCCTGACTTACTTGAAAAACATATCTAtaacagtttaataaaatataaataatttttttttataaatacaggtAAATTTACTACCTTATCCAAGTAAAACATTAGTTGAATCTGGTCAAACTATTCCAAAACATTTATGGATCATCATCAATCCTAGTTACGATATGTGATAATCAATTTAGACccaatttttcataaattttcaaatatttgatGAAGCAGTATTTCTTTCCAGATACAATGAATGCAGAGACAAAATTATGCCATATCTGAAAAAACTAGGATTTAATCCAGCTAAAGACTTATCCTTCCTGCCAGTTTCTGGGCAGACTGGGCAAGGATTATTGGAAAGAGTAAGATATGATATAATCTCATTTTTTCCATTTGATGTTTCTAATTTCCTTTCTGCTATACCTATTTTCCTATTCTCGACAAGTCCAATATGtgcttaataaatttaaaaatatttcttttcctGGCAAAGTACTatacttagtaataattactatacttttattactaaTGTAAAGTAATTCACTTAACAgcatatctatttaaaaagatacTGTGTTGTAGTTGGCTCAAAAACATGGACAGAATAATACTTTAACAtcataatttaagaaatattttatacgtataattacaaaatatgtctttttatatgtatctaTAACGTTTTTCAGGTGTCAGAGGAAGTATGTCCATGGTACCGTGGTCCGTCCTTCATTCAACTCATTGATGAGTTGCCTTCTCTCAACAGAAAGATGGACGGCCCATTTATAATGCCAGTGGTTGACAAATATAAGGATATGGGAACAGTGCTCATGGGCAAAGTTGAGGCTGGCACTACCCGCAAGGGaagcttattatttttaatgcctAACAGGGTATGTTTACACTTTccctatatattatataatattcaacatacaccatttttttttgtaacataaaataaagttttttaaacaatatgcCTGATTCATCTATTTAAGAGTATGCTAATGagaaaacacaaatatactcCCTTCAGTGTCGTGGCTCATCAAAGGctgttgataaaaatattatgaatgcaTACCAccattaatattgttatcatACCTGTGCCTTAATGGAAGTTATTTTTAGCCAAAAGAAAAGCATCAAAACTAAATAGTCTATACACAAATTGGCcactacaaataataaaataaagacttatttatatattttatgtaacatatattcatacattttttaaggTTCACGTGACTGTAGATCAACTATGGTCTGATGATATTGAAGTGACATCAATCGGTCCTGGTGAAAATGTGAAAGTTAAGCTTAAAGGAATTGAAGAAGAAGATGTGTCACCTGGTTTTGTACTTTGTGATACTATTGATCCTATTACTACTGGTAAAGTAAGTATACTGTCTTGATACTTCAATAAGCTGGGGGCTGAGCAGTCATCAAAAAGTATATGTAGgatataattatagttacaAACTATAATAGCCAAACCTTTATATTGCCATGTTACTAGTGCATTGAGTTTCCTCATCGGCGTAGACAACAGATCTTAGTATCAGTTTCATATCCCGGGTGTGACTGGTGTGGACCAAAGTAAATATCCAGCATCTATATCAATGAAATTAACTAGCAATTTTAGTCACACATAGTTGATTGTAGCAAAAGTATTTCCAAGATCCTTGTTTGGAGGTTAGAACGAGGAAAGAACAGAAAAAGGATCAGTCATGAAGATCAGgaattctattaattttaaaagtaaagagcgtacaaattcttaaaaggccggcaacgcactcgcgagccctctggcattgagagtgtccatgggcggcggtatcacttaacatcaggtgagcctcctgcccgtttgccccctattttattaaaaaaatatatatattattaaaacaaaaatcaaagGACAAACCAAAACTTCACTATAAACATACCTACATTTAGACTTTTTTTGCAGGTATTTGATGCTCAAGTAGTAATTTTGGAACACAAGTCCATTATTTGTGCGGGATACTCAGCCGTTATGCACATACATTGTGCTGCCGAAGAAGTCACTGTAaaggtaaataatttaaatagctCTTTATCGATAAGCATCTTTTCAAATTAGTTAGtgtattagtattttaaaggatttttctaatttttttaatagaatgcCAAACATGACATTTATAATCAACATAATTAGTAGGTCACTTGTTTTGATTGTAACAGCTCAACTCgtaaattattagaaatttttaaatacatacaaagaACCATTGTAAGAACACCAAATACCAGtgtaaatatacatatgtagtTATATTATGAATTAGGTATATGTCATATACCATAAAGTACATATTGGActttatctatactaatactATAATATGTGGAACCATTTGTAGGTTTGTGTGAAAATACTACTTGGCTGATTTCAAATATTCTTTCACTGTTATAATGCAAAAACATgccatttatcaaaatttattaaaactgatATAACTTATGTAAATTCCAGGCACTGATATGTCTAGTTGATAAGAAAACCGGTGATAAGTCAAAGACGCGGCCACGCTTTGTTAAGCAGGACCAAGTGGCCATCATGAGGATAGAGTGTGCCGG
Coding sequences within it:
- the LOC123714817 gene encoding eukaryotic peptide chain release factor GTP-binding subunit ERF3A isoform X1, with protein sequence MSNNGAPDSWENQAEVVGEKGANDSNELSPKTFSTLNVNAVEFVPSFCTKASQDESPTKSQKSESSPTSSEGSPVMNGCGEGDNGDNVAASASPRVEEPPPVPPATAVAPVPEVPPDDSSPTADSWENEADNALLTEDNNEADEEETEPQEDGELAKKVPKKKPPRVEDTRSKKEHVNVVFIGHVDAGKSTIGGQIMSLTGMVDKRTLEKYEREAREKSRESWYLSWALDTNQEERDKGKTVEVGRAYFETDRKHFTILDAPGHKSFVPNMIGGAAQADLAVLVISARKGEFETGFDRGGQTREHAMLAKTAGVKHLVALVNKMDDPTVNWEEKRYNECRDKIMPYLKKLGFNPAKDLSFLPVSGQTGQGLLERVSEEVCPWYRGPSFIQLIDELPSLNRKMDGPFIMPVVDKYKDMGTVLMGKVEAGTTRKGSLLFLMPNRVHVTVDQLWSDDIEVTSIGPGENVKVKLKGIEEEDVSPGFVLCDTIDPITTGKVFDAQVVILEHKSIICAGYSAVMHIHCAAEEVTVKALICLVDKKTGDKSKTRPRFVKQDQVAIMRIECAGIICLEPFKKFAQMGRFTLRDENKTIAIGKVLKVVE
- the LOC123714817 gene encoding eukaryotic peptide chain release factor GTP-binding subunit ERF3A isoform X2 gives rise to the protein MSNNGAPDSWENQAEVVGEKGCGEGDNGDNVAASASPRVEEPPPVPPATAVAPVPEVPPDDSSPTADSWENEADNALLTEDNNEADEEETEPQEDGELAKKVPKKKPPRVEDTRSKKEHVNVVFIGHVDAGKSTIGGQIMSLTGMVDKRTLEKYEREAREKSRESWYLSWALDTNQEERDKGKTVEVGRAYFETDRKHFTILDAPGHKSFVPNMIGGAAQADLAVLVISARKGEFETGFDRGGQTREHAMLAKTAGVKHLVALVNKMDDPTVNWEEKRYNECRDKIMPYLKKLGFNPAKDLSFLPVSGQTGQGLLERVSEEVCPWYRGPSFIQLIDELPSLNRKMDGPFIMPVVDKYKDMGTVLMGKVEAGTTRKGSLLFLMPNRVHVTVDQLWSDDIEVTSIGPGENVKVKLKGIEEEDVSPGFVLCDTIDPITTGKVFDAQVVILEHKSIICAGYSAVMHIHCAAEEVTVKALICLVDKKTGDKSKTRPRFVKQDQVAIMRIECAGIICLEPFKKFAQMGRFTLRDENKTIAIGKVLKVVE